Proteins from a genomic interval of Desulfitibacter alkalitolerans DSM 16504:
- a CDS encoding serine hydrolase domain-containing protein: protein MQIVTEEVKYSLPFCNAHIMFKIRQKKPLTASENDTIKERLEELLNDLIKTNNIMHAITAVESGDGSFQWSGARGAANPDGTPMEVETPFWIASVTKLFIAAVILKLHEQDRISINHAMSAYLPQSITRELHLSNGADYTNKITIRHLLSHSSGLPDYLIVHTKGEKSLFESLLEEGDRTVSIDESMQIVRRVKSPHFPPRSLEEGKKKVRYSDTNFQLLIAIITAVTGQSLHAAFEEMLYKPLNLKQTFLPGTLPTDPVSQAATVWYKDMPLNIPKAMSSIGDLNSTIVDLLAFMRALIYGRVFAKPITLDLMLNEWNKFGLSFSPVGPGWPIEYSLGMMRFKMPRIFTPFNPMPGVIGHTGASGSWLFYCPSMDIFLAGNVSQITAGAVPFKVVPKQLSILNKYF from the coding sequence GTGCAAATCGTTACTGAGGAGGTAAAATATAGTCTTCCTTTTTGTAACGCACATATTATGTTTAAAATTAGACAAAAAAAGCCACTAACAGCCTCAGAAAATGACACAATTAAAGAGCGTCTGGAGGAACTCTTAAATGATCTTATAAAGACAAACAATATCATGCATGCAATTACTGCAGTTGAAAGTGGTGACGGATCTTTCCAGTGGTCTGGAGCCCGAGGTGCAGCAAACCCAGATGGGACGCCCATGGAGGTTGAAACCCCTTTTTGGATTGCCAGTGTTACGAAATTATTCATTGCAGCTGTAATACTAAAGCTTCATGAGCAGGATCGAATATCCATAAATCATGCTATGTCCGCTTATCTACCCCAAAGTATTACTAGAGAACTCCATCTTTCAAATGGCGCGGATTATACAAACAAGATTACAATCCGTCATTTACTCAGTCATTCATCGGGTCTACCCGACTATTTGATAGTTCATACAAAGGGTGAAAAAAGCCTATTTGAAAGTCTCCTTGAAGAAGGTGATCGGACTGTTTCTATTGATGAAAGTATGCAGATAGTCCGCAGGGTAAAATCTCCTCACTTTCCTCCCCGGTCTTTGGAGGAAGGGAAAAAGAAAGTTCGTTATTCTGATACAAATTTTCAGCTGCTCATTGCTATCATCACGGCTGTAACTGGGCAATCCTTACATGCAGCCTTTGAAGAAATGCTGTATAAACCCCTAAATTTAAAACAAACGTTCCTTCCAGGAACCCTGCCAACTGACCCTGTTTCTCAAGCAGCTACAGTATGGTATAAAGATATGCCCCTAAACATACCAAAAGCAATGAGCTCTATAGGAGATTTAAATAGTACCATCGTTGATCTGCTGGCATTCATGCGGGCGCTGATTTATGGCAGAGTCTTTGCTAAACCCATCACCCTTGATCTTATGCTAAACGAGTGGAACAAATTCGGCTTGTCTTTTAGTCCAGTGGGCCCCGGTTGGCCAATTGAATACAGCCTAGGAATGATGCGCTTTAAAATGCCGCGTATTTTTACCCCTTTTAACCCCATGCCAGGGGTTATAGGACACACAGGAGCTTCCGGCTCATGGCTATTTTACTGTCCGTCCATGGATATTTTTCTTGCTGGTAATGTGAGTCAAATAACAGCCGGTGCAGTACCATTTAAGGTTGTTCCTAAACAATTGAGCATTCTAAATAAATACTTTTAA
- a CDS encoding aspartate/glutamate racemase family protein, translating into MVVTKGILFINPVGHNTWDTAVKEYLAAAKDDNTEVHVISLKKGPRHLEFHYYEALIGVELLHTIKQAEKQGYDAAVIGCFYDPFLHEAREICESMVVTAPAEASMQLAAMLGDRFSIMVGRRKWIPAMRRNVFKYGYGEKLASFRSLEMGVLEFHEDEKHTEAMLKSEAERAVKDDFAEVVILGCTIQFGFYRELQELIGVPVIDAVLAPFKQAEYLVEVRNKMGWKPSKSGGFETPPVKEIVEWDLERQYGAEGLWTRNNGEK; encoded by the coding sequence ATGGTGGTAACAAAAGGGATACTTTTTATTAACCCTGTTGGTCATAATACATGGGATACTGCGGTCAAGGAATATCTGGCAGCTGCAAAAGATGACAATACTGAGGTTCATGTGATATCTCTTAAAAAGGGGCCCAGGCATTTAGAGTTTCATTATTATGAAGCCCTAATTGGTGTTGAACTGCTGCATACAATAAAACAGGCTGAAAAGCAGGGCTATGATGCTGCAGTAATTGGATGCTTCTATGATCCCTTTTTGCATGAGGCCCGCGAAATATGTGAGAGTATGGTGGTTACTGCCCCTGCAGAGGCATCCATGCAGCTGGCTGCCATGCTGGGTGACAGATTTTCCATAATGGTGGGCAGGAGGAAGTGGATACCTGCCATGCGGCGTAATGTGTTCAAGTATGGATATGGTGAAAAACTGGCATCCTTCAGGTCATTGGAAATGGGTGTACTGGAATTCCATGAAGACGAAAAACATACAGAAGCCATGTTAAAAAGTGAGGCTGAAAGGGCTGTTAAAGATGATTTTGCTGAGGTAGTAATCCTGGGATGTACAATACAATTTGGTTTTTACAGGGAGCTGCAGGAATTAATAGGAGTTCCGGTAATTGATGCAGTGCTGGCTCCCTTTAAGCAGGCCGAATATCTTGTTGAGGTTCGCAACAAGATGGGGTGGAAGCCCAGCAAATCAGGGGGCTTTGAGACTCCGCCAGTTAAAGAAATTGTTGAGTGGGACCTTGAAAGGCAATATGGGGCAGAGGGCTTATGGACACGAAACAATGGGGAAAAATAA
- a CDS encoding ABC transporter permease: MRLRTYIFKRLLLSIVVLVGISIVIFVIARVVPGDPARMALGPRAPQFAVDALRAEMHLDKPLPAQYVFWIKGVMVGDLGVSIVTKRPVMQDVKEFLPRTLELALMSAFMVVVLSILFGMLAANYRDRFLDAAIRILAYTGVAVPSFVLAVLFVLVFGYMWPVIPVLGQLSYGVQVPPHVTGFVTIDSLLAGKVDVFWNAVKHLFLPALALAMGPLFQEARIVRSAMTDNMSKDYIALARGYGMPTRVIMGKYLLKPSLIPAVSVMGLDIAALMGNAFLVEVIFNWPGISRYGMEAMLRKDLNAISSVVLIFGLIFIIINIIVDIIVAYLDPRIRLGGKI, from the coding sequence ATGAGGCTTAGGACATATATCTTCAAAAGGCTCCTGCTATCCATAGTGGTACTAGTTGGTATTTCTATAGTGATTTTTGTAATTGCCAGGGTTGTTCCGGGGGATCCTGCCAGAATGGCCCTTGGACCAAGGGCACCCCAATTTGCTGTGGATGCTTTAAGGGCAGAAATGCACCTGGATAAACCCCTGCCGGCACAGTATGTATTCTGGATCAAGGGGGTAATGGTGGGAGATCTGGGAGTATCCATTGTTACCAAAAGGCCGGTTATGCAGGACGTTAAGGAATTCCTGCCAAGGACCCTGGAGCTGGCATTAATGTCTGCATTTATGGTTGTGGTATTATCCATTCTTTTTGGGATGCTGGCGGCTAATTACCGTGACAGGTTCCTGGATGCTGCAATAAGGATACTGGCCTATACAGGGGTAGCTGTTCCTTCTTTTGTGCTGGCAGTGCTTTTTGTCCTTGTTTTTGGCTACATGTGGCCTGTAATTCCCGTTCTGGGCCAGCTCAGCTATGGAGTCCAGGTTCCACCTCATGTTACAGGCTTTGTAACAATAGACAGCCTGCTGGCAGGCAAGGTTGATGTATTCTGGAATGCAGTGAAGCATCTCTTCCTGCCAGCCCTGGCACTGGCCATGGGGCCCTTGTTTCAGGAGGCTAGAATTGTAAGATCGGCCATGACTGATAACATGTCCAAGGATTATATAGCCCTTGCCAGGGGATATGGAATGCCTACCCGGGTTATCATGGGCAAATACCTTTTAAAACCTTCTTTAATACCGGCAGTTTCTGTCATGGGCCTGGATATTGCAGCTTTAATGGGCAATGCCTTTCTAGTTGAGGTTATATTTAACTGGCCTGGCATTTCCAGATATGGCATGGAGGCAATGCTGCGCAAGGATCTAAATGCCATATCCTCTGTTGTCCTTATTTTTGGCCTAATCTTTATCATTATTAACATTATTGTTGATATAATTGTGGCTTACCTGGATCCACGTATCAGGCTGGGGGGCAAGATATAG
- a CDS encoding ABC transporter permease has product MVVPAFSQRLAETLKKNWYLFSRNKLSVLGLAIVICVGLAALLAPVITPFPQHVREFVDYGNASIAPGSTYLLGTDVFGRDILTRIIFSFRGALLMAVIVLSIAVPLGVILGLLAGYYKGSKLDTVVMRLTDVFLAIPPILLALAIAAVLEPNLKNAMVAITVMWWPWYTRLVYGMASSLRNEYFVISAELIGASKFHILFREILPNCLSPIFTKMALDVGWVILIGAALSFVGLGEQPPTPALGQMVSEGTRYMPDLWWMTVFPSLAIVIIILGFNLFGDGIRDMLARGESGHD; this is encoded by the coding sequence ATAGTGGTTCCAGCCTTTTCCCAGAGGCTGGCAGAAACCCTTAAAAAGAACTGGTATTTGTTTTCACGCAACAAGCTTTCAGTATTGGGCCTGGCCATTGTGATATGTGTAGGGCTGGCAGCCCTCTTGGCACCAGTTATCACACCTTTTCCCCAGCATGTTCGGGAATTTGTTGATTACGGCAATGCCAGTATTGCACCAGGCAGCACCTATCTCCTGGGAACAGATGTCTTTGGAAGGGACATATTAACAAGAATAATTTTTTCCTTTCGGGGTGCTTTATTAATGGCTGTCATTGTCCTTTCCATAGCAGTGCCCCTTGGAGTTATCCTGGGTTTGTTAGCAGGTTATTATAAGGGAAGCAAGCTGGATACTGTCGTAATGCGGTTAACAGATGTTTTTCTGGCAATTCCTCCTATTTTATTGGCCCTGGCCATAGCCGCTGTTTTAGAGCCTAATCTTAAAAATGCCATGGTTGCTATAACTGTAATGTGGTGGCCGTGGTATACGAGGCTTGTTTACGGCATGGCATCCTCATTAAGAAACGAATACTTTGTTATTTCTGCAGAGCTCATTGGAGCCAGCAAGTTTCATATACTGTTTAGAGAAATTCTCCCCAACTGTCTGTCTCCAATTTTTACAAAAATGGCCCTGGATGTAGGCTGGGTTATACTTATTGGAGCTGCATTAAGCTTTGTAGGGCTGGGTGAGCAGCCGCCTACTCCTGCACTGGGACAAATGGTATCCGAGGGAACTAGATATATGCCTGATCTATGGTGGATGACAGTTTTCCCATCACTAGCAATTGTAATTATTATTCTAGGGTTTAATTTATTTGGAGACGGGATAAGAGACATGCTTGCCAGGGGGGAAAGTGGTCATGACTAA
- a CDS encoding protease complex subunit PrcB family protein has protein sequence MIKKLLLFIAAAALIFTAFTVFTATGCQNTGDKADIGPILIGPEEVLGAVKGDEVKTWVEESIIVKGLHQKTFGDYDVYVVAFGEKPTGGYEVKPGEVTLTEANKLQFEAVIVEPAPGEMVTQVITYPHIIFAVEQGVEVNVVKTGVVREIDGEASAGEGKNLLDDVKVEGEGKYVQLEFIDKGNIFKDVLLIKGETAVERLKFTLEDGHNIYVEQDVVLKLVDGTSSFTVGLQLPPMEGFLMMAVLAEVNGQWKDDAFVPINQ, from the coding sequence ATGATTAAAAAACTATTACTATTTATTGCAGCTGCAGCTTTAATATTTACTGCATTTACTGTATTTACTGCAACTGGGTGTCAGAATACTGGTGATAAAGCAGATATCGGCCCTATTCTTATTGGGCCGGAAGAGGTATTGGGTGCTGTAAAAGGTGATGAAGTCAAAACTTGGGTTGAGGAATCTATTATTGTAAAAGGGCTTCATCAGAAAACTTTTGGTGATTATGATGTCTATGTGGTGGCATTTGGAGAAAAACCCACTGGTGGATATGAAGTGAAACCAGGGGAAGTTACCCTCACAGAAGCTAATAAGCTGCAGTTTGAGGCTGTCATTGTTGAGCCTGCACCAGGAGAAATGGTTACCCAGGTCATAACTTATCCCCATATTATTTTTGCGGTGGAGCAAGGTGTTGAGGTGAATGTTGTTAAAACAGGGGTTGTAAGAGAGATTGATGGGGAAGCTTCAGCTGGTGAGGGGAAAAACCTGTTGGATGATGTGAAAGTTGAAGGTGAAGGAAAATATGTCCAACTAGAATTTATTGACAAGGGCAATATTTTTAAGGATGTTCTTCTTATTAAAGGTGAGACCGCAGTTGAAAGGCTCAAATTTACTCTGGAGGATGGCCACAATATATATGTGGAACAGGATGTTGTTTTAAAGTTAGTGGATGGAACCTCTTCATTTACAGTTGGGCTCCAACTGCCTCCCATGGAAGGCTTTCTAATGATGGCAGTGCTGGCAGAAGTAAATGGCCAATGGAAGGATGACGCCTTTGTACCAATTAACCAATAG
- a CDS encoding aspartyl-phosphate phosphatase Spo0E family protein — MKIIDRIEVARRLLVNAVNMNMSKDILLKISEKLDKYLVEYYKENTGGSKTFDKEI, encoded by the coding sequence GTGAAAATCATAGATAGGATAGAAGTTGCAAGAAGGCTGCTTGTGAATGCAGTTAATATGAACATGAGCAAAGATATTCTCCTTAAAATAAGTGAAAAACTAGATAAATATTTAGTTGAATATTATAAAGAAAATACAGGAGGAAGTAAAACTTTTGATAAGGAAATTTGA
- a CDS encoding M24 family metallopeptidase: MTDVYLNRISRVQGLMGDLNVDYMLIGPTSNMFYLTGKKTVVDERLQLIVIPKKGMPVLLLPEMYREKFRELELGGFFKLKYWKDTENSCSLLKLALAERGFKVAVDEQLWTGHFLNIMECFSKAEYIGASGILGLLKMCKDPTEIELMLAAGKIIDEVMSQMVDVIRPGISERKVAHLIETQIREAGADDIAFKPIVASGPNSALPHHSPTDRELKAGEFVVMDFGAVYKGYCSDMTRTFFLGKANSRQREIYDIVKAAYDAGYKEAVKGKKIEDLDLAVRNVISSAGYGEYFIHRTGHGIGIEVHEDPYIMGGNTNVLENGMAFSIEPGIYMPGEFGIRLENIVVVNDNAPLELNKFPLGSGLTN, encoded by the coding sequence ATGACCGATGTTTATTTAAATAGAATCAGCAGGGTTCAGGGTTTAATGGGCGACTTGAATGTGGATTACATGCTTATAGGGCCAACTTCTAATATGTTTTATTTAACAGGAAAGAAAACAGTAGTTGATGAACGTTTACAGCTGATTGTAATACCTAAAAAGGGAATGCCAGTCCTGCTGCTGCCAGAAATGTACAGGGAAAAATTCAGGGAGCTTGAGCTAGGGGGATTTTTTAAGCTAAAGTACTGGAAGGATACTGAAAACTCCTGTTCCCTGCTGAAACTGGCACTTGCAGAAAGGGGATTTAAGGTTGCTGTGGATGAACAGCTCTGGACTGGCCACTTTCTAAATATAATGGAGTGTTTTTCTAAAGCAGAGTATATTGGGGCATCAGGAATACTAGGACTATTAAAGATGTGCAAGGATCCAACTGAAATTGAATTGATGCTGGCTGCCGGCAAGATTATTGATGAAGTCATGTCACAGATGGTTGATGTTATCAGGCCTGGGATTAGTGAAAGAAAGGTGGCCCATCTTATTGAAACTCAGATAAGGGAGGCAGGAGCAGATGATATTGCCTTTAAGCCCATAGTTGCTTCAGGGCCTAATAGTGCCCTGCCCCATCACAGCCCTACTGACAGGGAGCTTAAAGCTGGCGAATTTGTAGTCATGGACTTTGGTGCAGTATATAAAGGGTATTGTTCGGATATGACCAGGACCTTTTTCCTTGGTAAAGCAAACAGCAGGCAAAGGGAGATTTATGATATAGTAAAAGCTGCTTATGATGCGGGATATAAGGAAGCAGTTAAAGGTAAAAAAATAGAGGACTTAGATTTGGCTGTTAGGAATGTGATTTCAAGTGCAGGTTACGGAGAATATTTCATCCATAGAACTGGCCATGGAATAGGAATTGAAGTTCATGAAGATCCATATATAATGGGGGGAAATACAAATGTCCTGGAAAATGGCATGGCCTTTAGCATAGAACCAGGTATTTATATGCCTGGTGAATTTGGAATAAGGCTAGAAAATATAGTTGTAGTAAATGATAATGCACCCCTGGAACTTAACAAATTTCCATTGGGGTCAGGCTTGACAAATTGA
- a CDS encoding ABC transporter ATP-binding protein: protein MTNNTFSNAATSTVNNGESILDIRDLRVWYKTYGGHVKVLDGVNLHVNKGEKVGLVGEAGCGKTTTMKAVLRILPHGRAIVKSGEILFQGRDILQMKDKDLQNVRRSGISMIFQEPTAALNPVFTIGTQMLDIIKFSLAGKKNKVGINYRDMALKAIREVFIPDPERILDCYPNQLSGGMKQRVCIAMSMVTPRELIIADEPGTSLDVTIQDQVHRILHELVDKKGMSLIMITHSLGVAREMTDRIYVMYAGNIVEASRTRDLFERPRHPYTLGLLASVPKLTGHGMAEGIYGYIPSYLRPPAGCRFHPRCPNVMDICKEQKPELMDQGLGHKVACFLYGGN, encoded by the coding sequence ATGACTAATAATACCTTTAGTAATGCTGCTACTAGTACTGTTAATAATGGGGAGTCTATTCTGGATATCAGGGATTTAAGGGTATGGTACAAAACATATGGAGGCCATGTGAAGGTTCTTGATGGAGTAAATCTGCATGTTAACAAGGGGGAAAAGGTTGGACTTGTTGGAGAAGCGGGATGCGGCAAAACTACCACAATGAAAGCTGTTTTAAGAATCCTTCCTCATGGCAGGGCCATTGTCAAAAGTGGCGAAATCTTGTTCCAGGGCAGGGACATACTCCAGATGAAAGATAAAGATTTGCAAAATGTGCGCAGGAGTGGAATATCCATGATATTCCAGGAACCAACTGCTGCTTTAAATCCTGTCTTTACCATTGGAACCCAGATGCTGGATATTATTAAATTTTCACTTGCCGGCAAGAAGAATAAGGTTGGTATAAATTATAGAGATATGGCTTTAAAAGCTATCAGGGAGGTTTTCATTCCAGATCCAGAAAGGATTCTAGACTGTTATCCCAACCAGCTTAGTGGAGGTATGAAGCAAAGGGTCTGCATAGCCATGTCCATGGTCACACCTAGAGAGTTAATAATTGCAGATGAACCTGGAACCTCCCTGGATGTAACCATCCAGGACCAGGTCCACCGGATACTTCATGAACTGGTAGACAAAAAGGGGATGTCTCTAATAATGATAACCCACTCCCTGGGTGTTGCCAGGGAAATGACAGATAGAATATATGTTATGTATGCAGGAAATATTGTAGAGGCTTCCAGAACCAGGGATCTTTTTGAAAGGCCCCGGCATCCCTATACCCTTGGTCTTCTGGCATCAGTTCCAAAGCTGACAGGTCATGGCATGGCAGAGGGGATTTATGGATATATACCAAGCTATCTGCGCCCTCCTGCAGGCTGCAGATTCCATCCCCGTTGTCCAAATGTCATGGACATTTGCAAGGAACAAAAGCCTGAATTGATGGATCAGGGCTTGGGACATAAGGTTGCTTGCTTTCTATATGGAGGTAACTGA
- a CDS encoding ABC transporter ATP-binding protein: MNDSILIIENLKTYFPVNLPNGRQGFVKAVDGVNLSVKKGEVMGLVGESGSGKSTLAYTLMGMYSPTEGRMVFLGQDICAVSHKRSLTLKKDIQIVFQDPGSSLNRQQTIRQIMELPLRVHKIVKKSEVDRKIASILQLVELSPDYMYKSPASIGGGERQMVAIARALAANPRFIVLDEPTSALDVSIQAKIINMLMQLQKKQELTYLFITHDLSLMRNIATRVAIMYLGKICEMTETVSFFKNPLHPYTRMLLSAIPVVSEEEEALKPKRVLSTGEIPSPVNIPPGCSFHLRCRERSRECSITDPEMREVVPGHFVRCHLYDKK; encoded by the coding sequence ATGAATGATAGCATATTAATTATTGAAAATCTAAAAACATATTTTCCTGTTAACCTCCCAAATGGCCGACAGGGATTTGTGAAAGCAGTTGACGGGGTAAATCTAAGTGTTAAAAAAGGTGAGGTTATGGGTTTGGTTGGTGAATCAGGTTCAGGAAAAAGCACCCTTGCGTATACCTTGATGGGGATGTACAGCCCTACAGAAGGCAGGATGGTTTTTCTAGGTCAGGATATTTGTGCAGTCAGCCACAAAAGGTCTCTGACTTTAAAAAAAGATATACAGATTGTTTTTCAGGACCCTGGCTCATCATTAAACAGGCAGCAGACAATCAGACAGATAATGGAGCTTCCCTTAAGGGTTCATAAAATTGTCAAGAAAAGTGAAGTGGACAGGAAAATTGCCTCCATTTTGCAGCTGGTTGAATTGTCCCCAGATTATATGTACAAATCTCCAGCTTCCATTGGCGGTGGTGAGCGGCAGATGGTAGCCATTGCCAGGGCCCTGGCTGCTAATCCAAGGTTTATTGTCCTGGATGAACCTACCTCTGCCCTGGATGTGTCCATTCAGGCCAAGATTATTAATATGCTCATGCAGCTGCAGAAGAAGCAGGAGCTTACCTATCTATTTATTACCCATGATTTAAGCCTCATGAGAAACATTGCCACTAGGGTAGCAATAATGTACCTGGGAAAGATCTGTGAAATGACCGAAACTGTTAGCTTCTTTAAAAATCCCCTTCATCCCTATACAAGGATGCTCCTTTCTGCTATTCCAGTTGTTTCTGAAGAAGAGGAAGCCCTTAAGCCTAAAAGGGTTTTATCTACTGGAGAAATTCCATCACCAGTTAATATACCTCCAGGCTGCAGCTTTCACCTGCGCTGCAGGGAAAGGAGCAGGGAGTGCAGCATTACTGACCCGGAAATGAGAGAAGTAGTTCCCGGGCATTTTGTACGATGCCATTTATATGATAAAAAATAG
- a CDS encoding helix-turn-helix domain-containing protein produces MTEKHELDLKAIGQRIRTEREKLALSREEFAEIIDLSDYYVGQLERGERKMSLPVLVKISVHLHESLDYLVFGTGKDTDLLKEGSSSYGKADTNKGRELNQLLTKCSTREIELIAKLVKTLIPYLNSK; encoded by the coding sequence ATGACAGAAAAACATGAACTAGATTTAAAAGCTATTGGACAGAGAATAAGAACTGAAAGAGAAAAGCTTGCACTTTCCCGTGAAGAATTTGCAGAAATCATTGACCTGTCTGATTATTATGTAGGTCAATTAGAACGTGGAGAAAGAAAAATGAGCCTGCCAGTTCTGGTTAAAATCAGTGTTCATCTCCATGAATCTTTAGATTACCTGGTCTTTGGAACAGGCAAGGATACAGACCTTTTAAAGGAAGGCAGCAGCAGCTATGGGAAAGCTGACACCAACAAGGGCAGGGAACTTAATCAATTGTTAACAAAATGCTCTACCAGGGAAATAGAGCTTATAGCAAAACTAGTCAAAACTCTAATTCCATATTTAAATTCAAAATAG
- a CDS encoding GGDEF domain-containing protein, whose amino-acid sequence MGIYDGLNQAGLWKLLVLVQIIVIFIFIVIIKHLYKQAYTDPLTGLYSRRYFYKKMSELKPNTQVSLILLDIDCFKDINDTYGHLVGDKVLNQFADILTNNTRANDIICRWGGEEFAIILFRTNAMEVMDITKRIKSAIENYDFSCGNINCRITASIGIVSAKIEKGLEVEQLIKAADKALYKAKEKKNCIIMGMEYM is encoded by the coding sequence ATGGGTATTTATGATGGTTTAAATCAAGCTGGCTTGTGGAAACTATTGGTTCTGGTACAGATCATTGTCATCTTCATATTTATTGTTATAATCAAGCATTTGTATAAACAAGCTTATACGGACCCACTTACTGGTCTTTACAGCAGAAGGTATTTTTATAAAAAGATGTCAGAATTAAAGCCCAACACCCAGGTTTCTCTTATTCTTCTTGATATTGATTGTTTTAAGGATATCAATGACACATATGGTCATCTGGTAGGGGACAAGGTGCTGAACCAGTTTGCTGATATATTGACAAACAATACAAGGGCAAATGATATAATCTGCAGGTGGGGAGGCGAGGAGTTTGCAATAATTCTTTTTCGTACAAATGCTATGGAAGTAATGGATATTACCAAGAGAATAAAAAGTGCCATAGAAAACTATGACTTTTCCTGCGGGAATATCAACTGCAGAATTACTGCAAGTATAGGCATAGTGTCTGCAAAAATAGAAAAGGGACTTGAGGTTGAGCAGCTTATAAAGGCAGCTGACAAAGCTTTATACAAGGCAAAGGAAAAAAAGAATTGCATTATTATGGGGATGGAATACATGTGA